The Caballeronia sp. Lep1P3 genome window below encodes:
- the argE gene encoding acetylornithine deacetylase, translated as MSQIADPAHLEASSSSKNPASLPWIERLVSFDTVSRNPNLGLIETVRDELRKSGIEATITTDPRGQWANLFATVPAHDGETHGGIVLSGHTDVVPVDGQDWASDPFKPEVRDGLLYGRGACDMKGFIGAALAMLPTMQATKLAKPIHFALSFDEEVGCAGAPLMIADLQKRGVRPDGCIVGEPTSMRPIIAHKGINAFRCCVRGAAAHSSLTPKGLNAIEYAARLICYIRDVADEFRAKGPFDELYDVPFTTAQTSTIKGGNALNTVPAECSFDFEFRNLPTMDPEAIFARIESFARETLVPKMQKEHANGAIEFSKIASAPGLDATEQAAITQLVRALTENQEKHKVAYGTEAGLFALAGVPSIVCGPGSIEQAHKANEYVSLEQLAACEAFLGKFIHSMSVEAQAR; from the coding sequence ATGTCACAGATCGCTGATCCGGCGCATCTCGAAGCCTCATCGTCGTCGAAGAATCCCGCCTCGTTGCCGTGGATCGAACGTCTCGTATCGTTCGATACCGTGAGCCGCAATCCCAACCTCGGCCTCATCGAAACCGTGCGCGACGAGCTGCGCAAGTCGGGCATCGAAGCGACGATCACCACCGATCCGCGCGGCCAGTGGGCCAATCTCTTCGCGACCGTGCCGGCGCACGACGGTGAGACGCACGGCGGCATCGTGCTGTCAGGTCATACGGATGTCGTGCCGGTCGACGGCCAGGACTGGGCAAGCGATCCGTTCAAACCCGAAGTGCGCGACGGCCTGCTCTACGGCCGCGGCGCGTGCGATATGAAAGGCTTCATCGGCGCGGCGCTCGCCATGCTCCCGACCATGCAGGCGACGAAGCTCGCGAAGCCCATCCACTTCGCGCTGTCGTTCGACGAGGAAGTCGGCTGCGCGGGCGCGCCGCTCATGATCGCGGATCTGCAAAAGCGCGGCGTGCGGCCCGACGGCTGCATCGTCGGCGAACCGACGTCGATGCGTCCCATCATCGCGCACAAGGGCATCAACGCGTTCCGCTGCTGCGTGCGCGGCGCGGCGGCGCACTCGTCGCTCACGCCGAAGGGCTTGAACGCAATCGAATACGCCGCGCGGCTCATCTGCTACATCCGCGATGTCGCCGACGAGTTCCGCGCCAAAGGCCCGTTCGACGAACTATACGACGTGCCCTTCACCACTGCGCAGACGAGCACGATCAAGGGCGGCAACGCGCTCAACACCGTGCCCGCGGAATGCAGCTTCGACTTCGAATTCCGCAATCTTCCGACGATGGACCCCGAAGCCATCTTCGCGCGCATCGAGTCGTTCGCACGCGAAACGCTCGTGCCGAAGATGCAAAAGGAACACGCGAACGGCGCCATCGAGTTCTCGAAGATCGCCTCCGCGCCGGGACTCGATGCCACCGAGCAAGCCGCGATCACGCAGCTCGTGCGCGCGCTCACCGAGAACCAGGAGAAGCACAAGGTCGCCTACGGCACCGAAGCCGGCCTCTTCGCGCTCGCTGGCGTGCCGAGCATCGTGTGCGGCCCGGGCAGCATCGAGCAGGCGCACAAGGCGAACGAGTACGTGTCGCTCGAACAGCTTGCCGCGTGCGAAGCGTTCCTCGGCAAGTTCATTCACAGCATGTCGGTCGAGGCGCAAGCGCGCTGA
- a CDS encoding threonine/serine dehydratase yields the protein MSTATHSDNTIDGTPIPTLDDIAEQHMALTPWVARTPVFERHDFPGLEGTPVTFKFELLQASGTFKARGAFSNLLALTESERAAGVTCVSAGNHAVAVAYAAQRMGVGAKVVIIKTANPARVALCQRFGAEIVFAENVAEAFDVVRRVEAEEGRVFIHPFNGYRTVLGTATLGYEWTSQAPDLDAVILPIGGGGLAAGVSTAMRLANPSLHVYGVEPAGSDAMSRSFAANHTVKMGAMQSIADSLMAPHTEQYSYELCRRHIDEVVTVSDSELRNGMRQLFSELKLAVEPACAAATAALLGPLRERLQDKRVGVLLCGTNTDADTFARHIATP from the coding sequence ATGTCCACAGCCACGCATTCCGACAATACGATCGACGGCACGCCCATTCCCACGCTCGACGACATCGCCGAGCAGCACATGGCCCTGACGCCGTGGGTCGCGCGCACGCCGGTTTTCGAGCGGCACGACTTTCCGGGGCTGGAAGGCACGCCCGTCACGTTCAAGTTCGAACTGCTGCAGGCAAGCGGCACATTCAAGGCGCGCGGCGCGTTCTCCAATCTGCTCGCGCTCACCGAGAGCGAGCGCGCGGCGGGCGTCACGTGTGTCTCGGCGGGCAATCACGCGGTCGCGGTCGCGTATGCGGCGCAGCGCATGGGAGTCGGCGCGAAGGTCGTCATCATCAAGACCGCGAATCCGGCGCGCGTCGCGCTCTGCCAGCGCTTCGGCGCGGAGATCGTGTTCGCGGAGAACGTCGCGGAAGCCTTCGACGTCGTGCGGCGCGTCGAGGCGGAAGAAGGACGCGTGTTCATCCATCCGTTCAACGGCTATCGCACGGTGCTCGGCACGGCGACGCTCGGCTACGAGTGGACATCGCAGGCGCCGGACCTCGATGCGGTGATCCTGCCGATCGGCGGCGGCGGGCTGGCAGCGGGCGTATCGACCGCGATGCGTCTTGCGAATCCGTCGCTGCATGTTTATGGCGTCGAGCCGGCGGGATCGGATGCCATGAGCCGCAGCTTCGCGGCGAACCATACGGTCAAGATGGGCGCGATGCAAAGCATCGCCGATTCCCTGATGGCGCCGCATACCGAGCAGTACAGCTACGAGCTGTGCCGCCGGCATATCGATGAAGTCGTCACCGTGTCGGACAGCGAGTTGCGCAACGGCATGCGCCAGTTGTTCAGCGAGCTGAAGCTCGCGGTCGAGCCGGCATGCGCGGCGGCCACCGCCGCCCTGCTCGGCCCGTTGCGCGAGCGCTTGCAGGACAAGCGCGTAGGCGTGCTGCTTTGCGGGACGAACACGGACGCCGACACGTTCGCGAGGCACATCGCAACGCCTTAA
- a CDS encoding ABC transporter permease subunit, which yields MKPSRSLQITSLGIGFAFLYIPIISLVVYSFNDSPLVTVWTEFSLKWYRALWSDDELINAAWLSLRIAFLTACASVVIGTWAGFVLARMGRFRGFTLYTGMINAPLVIPEVIQGISLLLLFVEMAKLIGWPAGRGLFTIWIGHVMLCISYVAIIVESRVRELNPSLEEAALDLGATPLRVFFSIMLPLISQALVAGWLLSFTLSIDDLVLSAFLSGPGSTTLPLVVFSRVRLGLNPEMNALATLFIALVTAGVIAANYFMQRSERRRLAAVM from the coding sequence ATCAAGCCGAGCCGTTCGCTGCAAATCACATCGCTCGGAATAGGGTTTGCGTTTCTGTATATCCCGATCATCAGCCTCGTCGTGTATTCGTTCAACGACTCGCCGCTCGTCACCGTGTGGACCGAGTTTTCGCTGAAGTGGTACCGCGCGCTCTGGTCCGACGACGAACTCATCAACGCTGCGTGGCTCTCGCTGCGCATCGCGTTTCTGACGGCGTGCGCGTCGGTCGTGATCGGAACGTGGGCGGGCTTCGTGCTCGCGCGCATGGGACGCTTTCGCGGCTTCACGCTCTATACCGGCATGATCAACGCGCCGCTCGTGATTCCCGAAGTCATCCAGGGCATTTCGCTGCTGCTGCTCTTCGTCGAGATGGCGAAATTGATCGGCTGGCCGGCGGGTCGCGGGCTGTTCACGATCTGGATCGGGCACGTGATGCTGTGCATTTCGTATGTCGCGATCATCGTGGAATCGCGCGTGCGGGAGCTGAATCCGTCGCTCGAGGAAGCCGCGCTCGATCTCGGCGCGACGCCGCTGCGCGTGTTCTTCTCGATCATGCTGCCGCTCATTTCTCAGGCGCTGGTGGCGGGTTGGCTGCTCTCGTTCACGCTGTCGATCGACGATCTCGTGCTCTCGGCGTTTCTCTCCGGGCCGGGATCGACGACGCTGCCGCTCGTCGTATTTTCGCGCGTGCGGCTGGGACTCAATCCAGAGATGAATGCGCTCGCGACGCTCTTCATCGCACTGGTGACGGCTGGAGTGATCGCGGCGAATTACTTCATGCAACGAAGCGAGCGGCGGCGGCTCGCGGCCGTCATGTGA
- a CDS encoding ABC transporter permease subunit, translating into MMTNLLRRLNVSGRTAVIAGPYLWLLLLFAVPFLLVVKISFADSQLGIPPYTELVAMKEGVMNIALDFSHYAFLLTDSLYFATYMNSLLVAAVSTVLCLLIGYPMAYYIARSNPATRNLLMMAVMLPFWTSFLIRVYAWIGILKNNGLLNNFLMSIGLIHTPIELYHTNIAVYIGMVYSYLPFLVMPLYAHLVKMDLTLLEAAYDLGAKPFKAFVQITLPLSKNGIIAGCLLVFIPAVGEYVIPELLGGADTLMIGRVMWNEFFDNADWPMASAVTCAMVLLLLVPMALFQHFQAKQLEQNR; encoded by the coding sequence ATGATGACGAATCTGCTCAGGCGCCTGAACGTGAGCGGCCGCACGGCGGTCATCGCCGGGCCGTATCTCTGGCTGTTGCTGCTGTTCGCCGTGCCGTTCCTGCTCGTGGTGAAGATCAGTTTCGCGGACAGCCAGCTCGGGATTCCGCCGTACACGGAACTCGTCGCGATGAAGGAGGGCGTGATGAACATCGCGCTCGATTTCTCGCATTACGCGTTTCTTCTGACCGATAGCCTCTACTTCGCGACCTACATGAATTCGCTGCTGGTCGCGGCGGTCTCGACGGTGCTGTGCCTCCTGATCGGCTATCCGATGGCGTATTACATCGCACGGTCGAACCCGGCGACACGCAATTTGTTGATGATGGCCGTGATGCTGCCATTCTGGACATCGTTTCTGATCCGCGTCTATGCGTGGATCGGCATTCTGAAAAACAACGGATTGCTAAATAATTTCTTGATGTCCATCGGCCTCATTCATACGCCGATCGAGCTTTATCACACGAATATCGCGGTGTATATCGGCATGGTGTATTCGTATTTGCCGTTTCTCGTGATGCCGCTCTATGCGCACCTCGTCAAGATGGACCTGACGCTGCTCGAAGCCGCCTACGACCTCGGCGCGAAGCCGTTCAAAGCGTTCGTGCAGATCACGCTGCCGCTATCGAAGAACGGCATCATCGCGGGATGTCTGCTCGTATTCATTCCGGCGGTGGGCGAGTACGTGATTCCGGAACTGCTCGGCGGCGCCGATACGCTCATGATCGGCCGCGTCATGTGGAACGAATTCTTTGACAACGCCGACTGGCCGATGGCCTCCGCCGTCACGTGCGCGATGGTCCTGTTGCTGCTCGTGCCGATGGCGCTATTTCAGCACTTTCAGGCGAAGCAACTGGAGCAGAATCGATGA
- a CDS encoding ABC transporter ATP-binding protein: MSEQSSALKAAPQWGRPQPGTSASGSGTDENFVQIVNVVKKFGETVAVRGVDLSVKKGELFALLGSSGCGKSTLLRMLAGLESVTEGQILIEGVDLAKMPPYSRPVNMMFQSYALFPHMSVESNVAFGLKQEGVRGGELKDRVHDALKLVQMAQYAKRKPHQLSGGQQQRVALARSLVKRPKLLLLDEPMSALDKQIRQRTQMELVNILDQVGVTCIMVTHDQEEAMTMANRLAVMSEGRIVQIGTPHEVYEYPNSRFSAQFIGSTNLFDGNVVEDEPDHIFVESAELPVRLYVSHGITGPLGMPVTISVRPERIALTRKPPEGAFNWGRGKITNIAYMGGYTLYHVTLDSGKTVVANLSSLALGELDSPTFDDEVYVRWSASAGVVLTS; this comes from the coding sequence ATGAGTGAGCAGTCGAGCGCGTTGAAGGCAGCGCCACAATGGGGCCGGCCGCAGCCGGGCACGTCGGCATCGGGTTCGGGCACGGACGAGAACTTCGTGCAGATCGTGAATGTCGTCAAGAAATTCGGCGAGACGGTGGCCGTTCGGGGCGTCGATCTGTCGGTGAAGAAGGGTGAGCTTTTCGCGCTGCTCGGCAGTTCCGGCTGCGGAAAGTCGACGCTCCTGCGCATGCTCGCGGGGCTTGAATCCGTGACCGAAGGGCAAATTCTGATCGAAGGCGTCGACCTCGCGAAGATGCCGCCGTACAGCCGGCCGGTCAACATGATGTTCCAGTCCTACGCGCTTTTTCCGCACATGAGCGTGGAGTCGAATGTCGCATTCGGGCTGAAGCAGGAAGGCGTGCGCGGCGGCGAGCTCAAAGACCGCGTGCATGATGCGCTCAAGCTCGTGCAGATGGCGCAATACGCAAAGCGCAAGCCGCATCAGCTTTCCGGCGGTCAGCAGCAGCGCGTCGCGCTCGCGCGCAGTCTCGTCAAGCGCCCGAAGCTGCTGTTGCTCGACGAGCCGATGTCCGCGCTCGACAAGCAGATCCGCCAGCGCACGCAGATGGAACTGGTCAATATTCTCGATCAGGTCGGCGTCACCTGCATCATGGTCACGCACGATCAGGAAGAAGCGATGACGATGGCCAATCGCCTCGCGGTGATGAGCGAAGGGCGCATCGTGCAGATCGGCACGCCGCATGAGGTGTACGAGTACCCGAACAGCCGCTTTTCGGCGCAGTTCATCGGCTCGACGAATCTCTTCGATGGCAATGTGGTCGAGGACGAACCGGATCACATATTCGTCGAATCGGCGGAGTTGCCCGTGCGTCTCTATGTGAGCCACGGCATCACCGGGCCGCTCGGCATGCCGGTGACGATCTCCGTGCGGCCGGAGCGCATCGCGCTCACGCGCAAGCCGCCCGAAGGCGCGTTCAACTGGGGGCGCGGCAAGATCACGAACATCGCGTATATGGGCGGCTATACGCTTTATCACGTGACGCTCGATAGCGGCAAGACGGTGGTCGCGAACCTGTCGAGCCTCGCGCTCGGCGAACTCGATTCGCCCACATTCGACGATGAAGTCTACGTGCGATGGAGCGCGTCGGCGGGCGTCGTCCTGACGTCATGA
- a CDS encoding polyamine ABC transporter substrate-binding protein → MNKKLAKLAGALACATTLIPLAASAKDTQLNVYNWSDYIAKDTIPNFTKQTGIKVKYDNYDSDDTLQAKLLTGNSGYDIVVPTSNYAGKQIAANIFAPLDKSKLPNLKYLDPALMQLVAGADPGNKYVVPWAYGTTGLGYNVDKAKQILGANADLSNWDILFKPENISKLKACGVSVLDAPDQMFAAALHYIGKDPMSTNPADYREALAMLKKIRPYITQFNSSGYINDMVGGDICFTYGWSGDVVIAKHRAVEAKKPFKIEYYIPKGGAPVWFDVMAIPKDAKDKDAAHEWINYIETPQVHAAITNAVYYPSANLEARKYVDKDVANDPAVYPPQDVIKTLFLLKPLPPEIQRLQTRLWTEFKSGR, encoded by the coding sequence ATGAACAAGAAACTGGCGAAGCTCGCGGGCGCGCTCGCATGCGCGACGACGCTGATCCCGCTTGCGGCATCCGCGAAGGATACGCAACTCAACGTGTACAACTGGTCGGACTACATCGCCAAGGACACGATTCCCAACTTCACCAAGCAGACCGGCATCAAGGTGAAGTACGACAACTACGACAGCGACGACACGCTGCAAGCGAAGCTGCTGACGGGCAATTCGGGCTACGACATCGTCGTGCCGACGAGCAATTACGCCGGCAAGCAGATCGCCGCGAACATCTTCGCGCCGCTCGACAAATCGAAGCTCCCCAATCTCAAGTATCTCGATCCGGCGCTGATGCAGCTCGTCGCGGGCGCGGACCCCGGCAACAAATATGTCGTGCCCTGGGCGTATGGCACGACCGGTCTCGGCTACAACGTCGACAAGGCGAAGCAGATTCTCGGCGCGAACGCGGACCTGAGCAACTGGGACATTCTCTTCAAGCCGGAGAACATCTCGAAGCTGAAGGCCTGCGGCGTTTCCGTGCTCGACGCGCCGGACCAGATGTTCGCCGCCGCGCTGCACTATATCGGCAAGGATCCGATGAGCACGAACCCGGCGGATTATCGCGAGGCGCTCGCGATGCTCAAGAAGATTCGCCCGTACATCACGCAGTTCAACTCGTCGGGCTACATCAACGACATGGTCGGCGGCGACATCTGCTTTACCTACGGGTGGTCGGGCGACGTGGTCATCGCGAAGCACCGCGCCGTCGAAGCGAAGAAGCCGTTCAAGATCGAGTACTACATTCCGAAGGGCGGCGCGCCCGTCTGGTTCGACGTGATGGCGATTCCGAAGGACGCGAAGGACAAGGACGCGGCGCACGAGTGGATCAACTACATCGAGACGCCGCAAGTGCACGCCGCGATCACGAACGCGGTCTACTACCCGAGCGCGAACCTTGAAGCGCGCAAGTACGTGGACAAGGACGTGGCGAACGATCCCGCCGTGTATCCGCCGCAGGACGTCATCAAGACGCTGTTCCTGCTGAAGCCCTTGCCGCCCGAGATCCAGCGCCTGCAGACGCGGCTGTGGACCGAGTTCAAGTCCGGCCGCTAA
- a CDS encoding Nramp family divalent metal transporter has product MNTNPSALAELSASKSGEPSRSRPHGRLPRPPGGRRWYSFAGAGALVAVGYMDPGNWATALSSGARYGYQLLFVVLLASLMGMLLQWVASRVGVVTGRDLAQLCRERYSRRTTLVLWLACEVAIIACDVAEVVGSAVALQMLFGVSLTAGVLMSAVGTFAMLALQSRGKRPLQRAVTALILFVSFCFVVQLALAHPDWGDALAGFAPPRALLRDVGMLWLAAGVLGATVMPHNLYLHSSLVRDHAPSRDDDAIGEALKGVNIDTFASLGLAFVVNASLLVVAAAVFHAAGHAEINDLADAHRLIAPLVGSHWAGIAFATALLACGLNATVTGTLAGQAVMEGFLQLKVARWARALLTRGLAIGPALVAVASFGQHGSNALLVATQVVLSLQLPLAVIPLVRFAADARLMGRWRIARLPLGLAWGCAGVIVALNVALLSQAATGH; this is encoded by the coding sequence ATGAACACCAACCCCTCGGCGCTTGCCGAACTTTCCGCCTCGAAGTCCGGCGAACCGTCCCGCTCCAGGCCTCACGGGCGCCTTCCCCGCCCGCCGGGCGGCCGCCGCTGGTACTCGTTCGCTGGAGCGGGCGCGCTCGTCGCGGTCGGCTACATGGACCCCGGCAACTGGGCGACGGCGCTTTCGAGCGGCGCGCGCTATGGCTATCAGTTGCTCTTCGTCGTGCTGCTCGCGAGCCTGATGGGGATGCTGCTGCAATGGGTTGCCTCACGCGTGGGCGTCGTCACCGGACGCGATCTCGCGCAACTGTGCCGCGAGCGCTACAGCCGCCGCACGACGCTCGTGCTGTGGCTCGCGTGCGAAGTCGCGATCATCGCGTGCGACGTGGCGGAAGTCGTCGGCAGCGCGGTGGCGTTGCAGATGCTCTTCGGCGTCTCGCTGACGGCGGGCGTGCTGATGTCGGCGGTCGGCACCTTCGCGATGCTCGCGCTGCAAAGCCGCGGCAAGCGGCCGTTGCAGCGCGCCGTGACGGCGCTGATCCTGTTCGTGAGTTTCTGCTTCGTCGTGCAACTCGCGCTCGCGCATCCGGACTGGGGCGACGCGCTCGCCGGCTTCGCTCCGCCGCGCGCGCTGCTGCGCGACGTCGGCATGCTGTGGCTCGCGGCCGGCGTGCTTGGCGCGACCGTGATGCCGCACAACCTTTATCTGCACTCGTCGCTCGTGCGCGATCACGCGCCCTCGCGCGACGACGACGCCATCGGCGAGGCGCTCAAGGGCGTCAATATCGATACGTTCGCGTCGCTCGGGCTTGCGTTCGTCGTCAATGCGTCGCTGCTGGTGGTCGCGGCGGCCGTGTTCCATGCGGCCGGTCACGCCGAAATCAACGATCTCGCCGACGCGCACCGGCTCATCGCGCCGCTCGTCGGCAGCCACTGGGCGGGCATCGCATTCGCGACGGCCCTGCTCGCGTGCGGGCTGAACGCGACGGTCACCGGCACGCTCGCCGGCCAGGCCGTGATGGAGGGCTTTTTGCAACTGAAGGTGGCGCGCTGGGCGCGGGCGCTGCTCACGCGGGGTCTTGCAATCGGTCCGGCGCTCGTGGCCGTCGCGAGTTTCGGGCAGCATGGCTCGAATGCGCTGCTCGTCGCGACGCAGGTCGTCCTGAGCCTGCAACTGCCGCTCGCGGTGATTCCGCTCGTGCGCTTCGCCGCCGATGCCCGGCTGATGGGCCGCTGGCGCATCGCGCGCCTGCCGCTCGGACTCGCGTGGGGATGCGCGGGCGTCATCGTCGCGCTGAACGTCGCGCTTCTGTCGCAGGCGGCAACGGGTCATTGA
- a CDS encoding phospholipase A codes for MLALFSSAAAHATVAVLQPAREAAAAQPLDLTLLYTDDDTAPLTVDVPKQLTVNLTNGDLPPAPLTLQRDPATPDRLQLAPGQYRRVRYAAPWPASARGTVKIDPVGFDASPMLVTLNRGENQTQIAAAEARETQAATPTQLASATAAADTAAVPTTTIDTMLSGRFSTFEPIYFADGRNGDNLAKFQFSFKYRLHLPDDPRSRGFLDNLYFAYTQTSIWNLSAPSAPFRDTSYQPQLFYYVQDTGWKSPLFTRMGVAAGIGHESNGRSGAESRAINIAFVRPTWDFGDLGGNHLTLSPKFYYYLSKSGNEDIADYRGYVDFLVKYGSPDAWQLATTLRKGTKHWYGSVDTQLTYPLAKLIGSAWGGYLWVGYFNGYGEDILDYNQRHHWIARIGYSIAR; via the coding sequence ATGCTTGCACTCTTCTCGAGCGCCGCAGCGCACGCGACTGTCGCCGTGCTGCAACCGGCGCGCGAGGCGGCCGCCGCGCAACCGCTCGACCTGACGCTCCTCTACACCGACGACGACACCGCGCCGCTCACCGTCGACGTGCCGAAGCAGTTGACCGTGAACCTCACGAACGGCGATCTCCCGCCCGCCCCGCTGACGCTGCAACGCGATCCGGCAACGCCCGATCGCCTGCAGCTCGCGCCGGGCCAGTACCGCCGTGTGCGCTATGCGGCGCCGTGGCCCGCGTCGGCGCGCGGAACGGTGAAGATCGATCCGGTCGGCTTCGACGCTTCGCCGATGCTCGTCACGCTCAACCGCGGCGAGAACCAGACGCAGATCGCCGCAGCCGAAGCCCGAGAGACGCAGGCGGCCACGCCGACGCAACTCGCAAGCGCGACGGCCGCCGCGGACACGGCCGCCGTGCCGACGACGACCATCGACACCATGCTTTCCGGGCGCTTCTCGACGTTCGAGCCGATCTATTTCGCCGACGGCAGGAACGGCGACAACCTCGCGAAGTTCCAGTTCAGCTTCAAGTACCGGCTGCATCTGCCCGACGATCCGCGCTCGCGCGGCTTTCTCGACAACCTGTATTTCGCCTACACGCAAACGTCGATCTGGAATCTTTCCGCGCCCTCCGCGCCGTTTCGCGATACGAGCTACCAGCCGCAGCTTTTCTATTACGTGCAGGACACCGGCTGGAAGAGCCCGCTTTTCACGCGCATGGGCGTGGCCGCGGGCATCGGGCATGAATCGAACGGCAGGAGCGGCGCTGAGTCGCGCGCGATCAACATCGCGTTCGTGCGGCCGACGTGGGATTTCGGCGACCTCGGCGGCAATCACCTGACGCTCTCGCCGAAGTTCTATTACTACCTTTCGAAAAGCGGGAACGAGGACATCGCGGACTATCGCGGCTACGTCGACTTCCTCGTGAAGTACGGCAGCCCCGACGCCTGGCAGCTTGCCACGACACTGCGCAAGGGCACGAAGCACTGGTACGGCAGCGTCGATACGCAACTCACCTATCCGCTTGCGAAGCTGATCGGCAGCGCGTGGGGCGGCTATCTGTGGGTCGGCTACTTCAACGGCTACGGCGAGGACATTCTCGACTACAACCAGCGGCATCACTGGATTGCGCGAATCGGCTACAGTATTGCCCGCTGA
- a CDS encoding DUF1289 domain-containing protein — protein sequence MSSNLHDLPDSPCIGVCSTLFDEVCKGCGRTAGEVSNWVFLTDDEKRAIWERITREGTAMRFRNDRL from the coding sequence ATGTCTTCGAATCTGCACGACCTTCCCGACAGCCCTTGCATCGGCGTCTGTTCCACGCTTTTCGACGAAGTCTGCAAAGGCTGCGGCCGCACGGCGGGCGAAGTCTCGAACTGGGTCTTCCTGACCGACGACGAAAAGCGCGCGATCTGGGAACGCATCACGCGCGAAGGCACGGCCATGCGCTTTCGCAACGACAGGCTATAG
- a CDS encoding ABC-F family ATPase, producing the protein MLSTANITMQFGPKPLFENISVKFGEGNRYGLIGANGCGKSTFMKILGGDLEPSSGNVMLEPNVRLGKLRQDQFAYEDMRVLDVVMMGHTEMWAAMTERDAIYANPDATDDDYMRAAELEAKFAEYDGYTAEARAGELLLGIGINIADHNGPMSNVAPGWKLRVLLAQALFSKPDVLLLDEPTNNLDINSIRWLEDVLNQYNSTMIIISHDRHFLNQVCTHMADMDYGTLKVYPGNYDDYMLASTQARERQQAANAKAKERVADLQDFVRRFSANKSKARQATSRLKMIDKIKIEEFKPSSRQNPFIRFEYEKKLHNIAVVAEGITKKYDRTIFQNFSLSVQPGERIAIIGENGAGKTTLLKALKGALQLDGGSVKWAENANVGYMPQDTYEEFPKDETLTEWVDQYRQEGDDDQMVRGTLGRLLFNADDIRKNVKVLSGGEKGRMIWGKLMLGRHNVLLMDEPTNHMDMESIESLQIALEKFEGTLIFVSHDREFVSGLADRIIEVKTDGSLRDFGGNYEDFLSSQGIQ; encoded by the coding sequence GTGCTGTCTACCGCCAATATCACCATGCAATTCGGGCCCAAGCCCCTCTTCGAGAACATCTCGGTCAAGTTCGGCGAAGGAAACCGCTATGGACTGATCGGCGCGAACGGCTGCGGCAAGTCGACGTTCATGAAGATTCTCGGCGGCGACCTGGAGCCGAGTTCGGGCAATGTCATGCTCGAGCCGAACGTGCGCCTGGGCAAGCTGCGTCAGGATCAGTTCGCGTATGAAGACATGCGCGTGCTCGACGTCGTCATGATGGGCCACACCGAAATGTGGGCCGCGATGACCGAGCGCGACGCGATCTACGCGAACCCCGACGCGACCGACGACGACTACATGCGCGCCGCGGAACTCGAAGCGAAGTTCGCGGAATACGACGGCTACACCGCCGAAGCGCGCGCGGGCGAGCTGCTGCTGGGCATCGGCATCAATATCGCCGATCACAACGGGCCGATGAGCAACGTCGCGCCCGGCTGGAAGCTGCGCGTGCTGCTCGCGCAGGCGCTGTTCTCGAAGCCGGACGTGTTGCTGCTCGACGAGCCGACCAACAACCTCGACATCAACTCGATCCGTTGGCTGGAAGACGTGCTGAACCAGTACAACTCGACGATGATCATCATCTCGCATGATCGGCACTTCCTGAACCAGGTCTGCACGCACATGGCGGACATGGATTACGGCACGCTGAAGGTGTATCCGGGCAACTACGACGACTACATGCTCGCCAGCACGCAGGCGCGCGAGCGCCAGCAGGCCGCCAACGCGAAGGCGAAGGAGCGCGTGGCCGATCTGCAGGACTTCGTGCGCCGCTTCTCGGCGAACAAGTCGAAGGCGCGTCAGGCAACCAGCCGCCTCAAGATGATCGACAAGATCAAGATCGAGGAATTCAAGCCGTCGTCGCGTCAGAACCCGTTCATTCGCTTCGAGTACGAGAAGAAGCTGCATAACATCGCGGTGGTGGCCGAGGGCATCACCAAGAAATACGACCGCACGATCTTCCAGAACTTCAGCCTGAGCGTGCAGCCGGGCGAACGCATCGCGATCATCGGCGAGAACGGCGCGGGCAAGACCACGCTGCTGAAGGCGCTCAAGGGCGCGCTGCAACTGGACGGCGGTTCGGTCAAGTGGGCGGAGAACGCGAACGTCGGTTATATGCCGCAGGACACTTACGAAGAGTTTCCGAAGGACGAAACGCTGACCGAGTGGGTCGATCAATATCGTCAGGAAGGCGACGACGACCAGATGGTGCGCGGCACGCTCGGGCGTCTGCTTTTCAACGCGGACGACATCAGGAAGAACGTCAAGGTGCTGTCCGGCGGCGAGAAGGGCCGCATGATCTGGGGCAAGCTGATGCTCGGCCGTCACAACGTCCTGCTGATGGACGAGCCGACCAATCACATGGACATGGAGTCCATCGAGTCGCTGCAGATCGCGCTGGAGAAGTTCGAAGGCACGCTGATTTTCGTATCGCACGACCGCGAGTTCGTGAGCGGGCTGGCGGACCGGATCATCGAAGTGAAAACCGATGGCTCGCTGCGCGACTTCGGCGGAAATTACGAGGATTTTCTGTCGAGTCAGGGAATTCAGTAA